Below is a window of Roseivirga misakiensis DNA.
TTTGAAAACAAAGAATAACGTTACCCCTAACACTAAGGACACCGAGATAATTTGCTTTTTGGTGTAGTTAGTGATGAGGTGATAATAAATACTTCGATAAATAAAAGACAAGGAAATCACACTATAAAATCGATAGATCGGATAGTACAACACCGAAAACCATTTAGATTTTTTGAATGCACTAAAAAGAATAGTGTCCAAAAAGAAAATTATAGCCGCGATAAACAGAAGTGCTACGAGCAGGAAGTTTAATAAGAGAATTAAGGCGGTTACTCCTCCATTAGACCCAATTGCGACCTGTAAATAGGTGCCTAAACCTAACATTGAGAAAAGGAATGAGGCTACCAGAACCACCGATATAATCGAAAAGGCCAACAAATAAGTATAAGCGAAAATCACACTTGATACCTGATCCAAATAGAAGATTAAATCATCTAGAGATCTTACTTTTTCTGGAATTCGTTTTTTAAAAGGACCTTTTAAATTCAGGCCTTCGATATTAATAGTATTTGATACAGAACTTAGGCCAACAATTCCAATCCAGAAACCTCTTAAAAGTAGGTGTATCAATAAACTGACTAAAAAGAACTTGAGGGCAATTGGAATTGTGTTGATAATGAACCGCCCAGAGTCAACAAAAATAACGTTCGATGAGGATGTGGCTACAAGCTTGTTAAAGCCGAAAGAATATTGAAAGCTCTCGTACTCATTGATACTTGTGGCCAGCAAGAAAATCGAAAAACCAGTGATCAGTAATTCTAATTGCCAACTTTCTAATTGAAGGTTTGATACCCACCTCCTTAATTTACCCTCATCAGTTTCAGGTTTGCTATTATCATCGGGTTCGGGCGTACGTAACTGCTTCATAGTCTAAGTTTAAGCAATGAACGTCGGTAAAATGCACCGTACCAACTAAAAAACCAAATGTCCTTAACCAAAAGATGCCGACTGAAAGCCGGCATCTCGAGTATAAATATCAATAAAGACTAGCAGCAACCACCGCCATCATAAAAATAGGTGCTTTCTGATACCCAAATATCGTCGTTGTCCAAAGCTGTAAGGTTTCCTGCAGTTTTATCACAAACTGATAGTGGTTGGTTCGGAAGTAAAACATGCCCTTTGTGGTCATCAAAATATTCTTGATCTCCAGTATAAATGGCTGTTCTTCCCGTAAAAATACACGGACCATCTTCAGGCATCGGGTCTTTTATGGCTGCTACTTCTACACTTTCAATCAGAATTGGTGTAGGCGTATCATAATTTTTTGTGTCCAAAATTCTATATGGTCTTTTGGCTCTAATCTCTATCGTACCGAAACCTGCATCGGTGAGCATTTTTATATAGCTATCTAGTGGTAAGGCACCACTTAAGCAAAGACCACGTAGCCTTTCATCATATTTGAGTGAGTCAGGCATTTCTTGTTCAGCAATCGGGTCAGAAAGCACTAATCTGCCTCTAGGCTTTAATACACGATACATTTCGGCAATCGCTTTCTTTAAATCATCTTCATGGAAGATATTGAAAAGACAGTTTTGGGCAGCCACATCGATCGATTCGTCATCGATCGGTAGGTTTAAGGCATCCCCTTTTCTGACATCGATAAAAGACGGGTCGAACCAGGCGTTCTTATCAGCTGCTTCTCCCATATTATTTCGGCAAGCGTCCATCATCTCATCGACAACATCTACCCCAATGACTCCATTTTTTTGACGACTGAAATAGGCAAACTGTAGTAGTTCC
It encodes the following:
- the arsM gene encoding arsenosugar biosynthesis arsenite methyltransferase ArsM, translated to METYLETTKDIYKAAAETPDVGLCCTTTPVWSFPELEIPQIMLDMNYGCGSTVHPRDLVNSPKILYVGVGGGMELLQFAYFSRQKNGVIGVDVVDEMMDACRNNMGEAADKNAWFDPSFIDVRKGDALNLPIDDESIDVAAQNCLFNIFHEDDLKKAIAEMYRVLKPRGRLVLSDPIAEQEMPDSLKYDERLRGLCLSGALPLDSYIKMLTDAGFGTIEIRAKRPYRILDTKNYDTPTPILIESVEVAAIKDPMPEDGPCIFTGRTAIYTGDQEYFDDHKGHVLLPNQPLSVCDKTAGNLTALDNDDIWVSESTYFYDGGGCC